The window GTGGCTGCGCGGATTCGCGGGGCTGCTCGGAGGGTTCGCGGTCGCCTGCTACGCGTGGGGTCTGCTCCATGTGGTGGGCGCGGTCCTGGGCGCGGAGGACGGCGGCACCTCGTCGTCGCCGCTGATTCCTTGTCGGACACCGGGGCAGGAGGAACGGGCCGCGACCGTCATCGACTACACGGTGGCGTACGTGCCGCTGCGCTTCGTCTGCGAGACGACGGGCGGCGGAAGCTACGCCGCCGAGTCCGTGCCCGCGTACGTGAACCCGGCCGTGTTCGGCCTCGCGGTGGGGGCGGCGGTGTGCCGGGGGGCCGTCGGCGTTCTGGCGGGGCGACGGGACGGGGGCGGAGGGCGCGGGCGTTAACGGCGTTAACGCCGTAGGGGGGGGCGGAGGTCGGGGCTCCGGTGGGAGTCCGGTCGGGCTCCGGTGGGGGCGCCGACTGTGGCCGCGAGGATTCCGTGCCCCTTCCGCGGAACCGGTGGACGCGGTCGACGCGGTGTGTGGAGAGCCCCCCATGGTCAAGCAGGAGCGTGCGGCGCGCACGCGGGAAGCCCTCGTGCGCGCCGCCGCGGCGGTGTTCGTCGAAGAGGGGTACGTCGCCGCCTCGGTCGCCGCGATCAGCCGGCGGGCCGGACTGACCTCGGGCGCGCTGCACTTCCACTTCGAGAGCAAGGCCGCGCTCGCCGCGGCCGTGGAGTACCGCGCGGCGGACGCGGTGCGTCGGCTCACCGAGGGCGGGGACGGCGGCGATCCGTTGCGGACGCTCGTCGAATCGACGTACGCGCTCATGGACCTCTTCACCCGGGACGTCGTGGTGCGGGCCGGCTTCGCGCTGTCCGTGGACGTCGCCTACCGCGGCCATGTCGAACTGCGCGGCCAGTGGGGCCGATGGGTGGGCGAACTGCTCGGCGCAGCGCACCGGGCTGGCCGGCTCGCCGACGGGGTGTGCCCGCAGGACGCGGCGCGGGTGGTCCTGGCCTCGACCGTGGGGCTGGAGGTGTTGGGGGTCGCCGAACCCGACTGGGCCGCGCCGCACACCCTCGCCCGGATCTGGGCGCTGCTGCTGCCCAGGATCGCGTCGGATGGGGAGCTGGAAACAGACCGCTTGGTTTGATCTTGTGTGTGTGGAGGGGTTTGCGGCGCCCGTTGAGGGGTGGTCCAGGGTGTTCGTGCCGCCGTCCGAGTGGCTGTTGTCTTGTGTATAGGCAGGTCAGGCAGGGTTCTTGAGTGGAAGTAGAGTCTGACTGGTCATAAAACAGCGCGGACGGTTTGATATTGACAAACCGTTGGGCCTGTTTTCTACTGACTCTTGCGACTCATCCAAGGACACAGGGGAGTACGACGTGGACATCGATGTACTGGGCGCACTGGCCGTGCGGGAGAACGGGATCTCCATCACGCCGACCGCCCCCAAGCCCCGGCAGGTCCTGGCCCTGTTGGCCCTCCATGCCGACCAGGTCGTGCCGGTCTCGGCACTGATCGAGGAGCTGTGGGGCGGGTTGCCGCCGCGCAGTGCGCGTACGACCCTGCAGACGTACGTACTCCAGCTGCGCGCGCTCATCGCCACCGCCCTGGAAGGCCGGGAAGGCCAGGAGGGCAACGGCAGGGTGCGCACCGCGAAGGAGGTGCTCGTCACGCTGCCCGGGGGCTACCTCCTCAGCAGCGGTGGCGGGAGGAGTGATGTCCGTGAATTCGACCGGCTGGCCGGGATGGGCTACCGGGCGATGGACGCGGGGGACTTCCCGAACGCGGCGCGTCTGTTGCGGGAGGCGTTGGCGTTGTGGTCGGGGCCGGCGTTCGCCGATGTGCAGGGCGGCGTACAGCTGGACATGGAGACGCGCCGTCTGGAGGAGACCCGGCTGTGCGCGCTCGATCAGCGCATCGAGGCCGACCTGCGCCTGGGCCGGCACCGCGAGCTCCTCGCCGAACTGACCGTCCTGGCCAGCCGCTACCGCACCCACGAGAACCTCCACGGCCAGTTCATGCTCGCCCTGCACCGCTCCGGCCGCCGCGGCGAAGCCCTGGACGTGTACCAGCGGCTGCGCGCCACGCTCGTACGGGACCTGGGGCTGGAGCCGTCCGGGGCGCTGCGCCGGTTGCAGCGCTCGATCCTGATGGCCGGCCCGGAGGGTGCCGGAGCCGCGGCCGCCGCGACGGGAGCCGGGGTCGCGGTCGGCGCCGGGGTCGGCGCGGGTGAGGCGGTCGTCGGGGGAGCCAGGGTCGAGCGGCTCGTGCGGGCCTGACCACGGCGCGCGGTGTGGGCGTGGAGAGAGTCGGGGGCGGAAGGAGACGGAGCGGTGCAGGAGAGGTCGGAGCGAACCCGAAGGCGGCTGGTCTTCGCCGGGGCCGAGATGTTCCACCGCAACGGATACGCCAACGCGACGCTCGGCGAGATCGCGGGCGCTGCCGGGGTGACGAAGGGGGCGCTGTACTTCCATTTCGCCTCGAAGGACGAGCTCGCGGACGCCGTGCAACAGCGCGGCTGCCTGCTGCTGCACGACGCCGTGCGCGGGTTGCGGGAGTCCGGTGCCTCGCCCTTGCAGGCGCTGATCGACATGACGCACTGGCTGGCGCGGACGCTGCACGAGGACCCGGCGATCCCGGCG of the Streptomyces sp. RerS4 genome contains:
- a CDS encoding ScbR family autoregulator-binding transcription factor; the protein is MVKQERAARTREALVRAAAAVFVEEGYVAASVAAISRRAGLTSGALHFHFESKAALAAAVEYRAADAVRRLTEGGDGGDPLRTLVESTYALMDLFTRDVVVRAGFALSVDVAYRGHVELRGQWGRWVGELLGAAHRAGRLADGVCPQDAARVVLASTVGLEVLGVAEPDWAAPHTLARIWALLLPRIASDGELETDRLV
- a CDS encoding AfsR/SARP family transcriptional regulator, which translates into the protein MDIDVLGALAVRENGISITPTAPKPRQVLALLALHADQVVPVSALIEELWGGLPPRSARTTLQTYVLQLRALIATALEGREGQEGNGRVRTAKEVLVTLPGGYLLSSGGGRSDVREFDRLAGMGYRAMDAGDFPNAARLLREALALWSGPAFADVQGGVQLDMETRRLEETRLCALDQRIEADLRLGRHRELLAELTVLASRYRTHENLHGQFMLALHRSGRRGEALDVYQRLRATLVRDLGLEPSGALRRLQRSILMAGPEGAGAAAAATGAGVAVGAGVGAGEAVVGGARVERLVRA